Proteins encoded within one genomic window of Bacteroidota bacterium:
- a CDS encoding imidazolonepropionase — MSILFTNIKGLVQYSMNPMSFKAGKEMLNLPVLENSYLLVENGKIAAFGEMQHLSKSIIADETKDLSGCFVLPAYVDSHTHLVFPESREQEFELKLKGASYEEIAAAGGGILNSAQKLATLSEEELIESAVTRLNEIINLGTAAVEIKSGYGLSVGGELKMLRVIKKLKEISPIPIKATFLGAHAVPKEYKSNKKAYISLIIDEMLPVIEKEKLADYIDIFIEEGFYDLEDATQILTAAKTRGLKPRLHVDQMNELGGLDLAIKFGSISVDHLENTSEKGIKSLLNSNTIPTLLPSCSFYLNMKFPPARKMIDAGLGVSIASDYNPGSSPSGNLNFSMSLACIKMKMMPEEALNAITINAAHALEIENEMGSIELGKKANLIITKQIPSIKFMPYNFGNHVIESMIIEGKYFNGIEITNKQ, encoded by the coding sequence ATGAGCATATTATTCACAAATATCAAAGGATTGGTTCAATATAGCATGAACCCAATGTCTTTTAAGGCTGGAAAAGAAATGCTCAACCTGCCTGTACTTGAGAATTCTTATTTATTAGTTGAAAATGGGAAAATAGCGGCCTTTGGAGAAATGCAGCATTTAAGCAAAAGCATTATAGCTGACGAAACCAAGGATTTATCAGGTTGTTTTGTATTGCCAGCTTATGTCGATTCTCATACACATTTGGTTTTTCCTGAAAGTCGGGAGCAAGAATTTGAATTAAAACTAAAAGGAGCCAGTTATGAAGAAATAGCTGCTGCTGGAGGTGGGATTTTGAATTCAGCTCAAAAGCTAGCCACTCTATCCGAAGAAGAACTTATAGAGTCAGCAGTAACCCGATTGAATGAAATTATCAATCTGGGAACTGCTGCTGTGGAAATTAAAAGCGGCTATGGCTTATCTGTAGGTGGAGAATTGAAAATGCTTCGCGTTATCAAAAAACTTAAAGAAATTAGCCCAATCCCAATAAAGGCAACATTTCTTGGCGCACATGCAGTTCCTAAAGAATATAAAAGCAATAAAAAAGCATACATAAGTTTGATTATTGATGAGATGCTTCCTGTAATAGAAAAAGAAAAATTAGCAGATTATATCGATATTTTTATTGAAGAAGGTTTTTATGACCTGGAAGATGCAACACAAATATTAACGGCAGCAAAGACAAGAGGTCTGAAACCCCGACTTCATGTTGATCAGATGAATGAATTAGGTGGACTTGATTTAGCCATAAAATTTGGAAGTATTTCGGTGGATCATTTGGAAAACACCAGTGAAAAAGGGATTAAATCCTTACTGAACAGTAATACCATCCCTACATTATTGCCATCTTGTTCATTTTATTTAAACATGAAATTTCCTCCGGCCAGAAAAATGATTGATGCAGGATTAGGCGTTTCCATTGCTTCTGATTATAATCCGGGAAGTTCTCCATCAGGTAACTTGAATTTTTCCATGTCGCTAGCTTGCATCAAAATGAAAATGATGCCTGAAGAAGCACTGAATGCAATTACCATTAACGCAGCTCATGCATTGGAAATTGAAAATGAAATGGGAAGTATTGAGCTTGGCAAAAAAGCCAATCTGATCATTACAAAACAAATTCCTTCGATTAAGTTTATGCCCTATAATTTTGGTAATCATGTGATTGAAAGTATGATTATTGAAGGAAAATATTTTAACGGAATTGAAATAACAAATAAACAATAG
- a CDS encoding biotin--[acetyl-CoA-carboxylase] ligase has protein sequence MQLKLIEIDELNSTNDYARELIENSGAENGMIISAAFQSHGKGQSKAVWESEKGKNILMSIILKPEFLMAEKYFFISMIASLGIADCLHTAFGIENVKIKWPNDIYINARKVAGILIQNDLNQHGISSSIIGIGLNVNQMSFSNSLPNPISMQHVLKKEIDLTFVREKLVEFILHKYHLLIEGRFEEIKANYESQLYKYNLSAEFSSQQKCFDGIIRGVDEYGKLVVETHAELKSFDMKEIAYIL, from the coding sequence ATGCAATTGAAATTGATTGAAATAGATGAATTGAATTCCACGAATGATTATGCAAGAGAATTAATTGAAAATTCTGGGGCAGAAAATGGGATGATTATCAGTGCAGCTTTCCAAAGTCATGGGAAAGGACAATCAAAAGCTGTTTGGGAGAGTGAGAAAGGGAAGAATATATTAATGTCGATTATTCTGAAGCCTGAGTTTTTAATGGCTGAAAAGTATTTTTTTATTAGCATGATAGCTAGTTTAGGAATTGCAGATTGTTTGCATACTGCATTTGGAATAGAAAATGTCAAAATCAAATGGCCAAATGATATATACATTAATGCCCGGAAAGTGGCCGGAATTTTAATTCAAAATGACTTGAATCAGCATGGAATAAGTTCAAGTATTATTGGAATAGGATTAAATGTTAACCAAATGTCATTTTCCAATAGCCTTCCTAATCCGATATCAATGCAGCATGTATTGAAAAAAGAGATTGATCTTACCTTTGTTAGAGAAAAATTGGTCGAATTTATTCTTCATAAGTATCATTTATTGATTGAAGGAAGATTTGAAGAGATTAAAGCAAACTATGAAAGTCAACTCTATAAATATAATTTAAGTGCTGAGTTTTCAAGTCAACAAAAGTGTTTTGATGGAATCATTCGAGGAGTTGATGAATATGGTAAATTAGTAGTGGAAACCCATGCTGAGTTGAAGTCATTTGATATGAAAGAAATAGCCTATATTTTATAA